In Gambusia affinis linkage group LG08, SWU_Gaff_1.0, whole genome shotgun sequence, a single window of DNA contains:
- the cfap161 gene encoding cilia- and flagella-associated protein 161 gives MTYQRLYQPKVKTGNWLEELHLKEDTMKDFLNKRERGELLSQKVDFLKQNILSPVNLSATINGELRFGDVVMLVNVGGKDREHSALSINANVDNLTKTFPPSIKMPCGVSAGKGIQACIRTAFIITSVDGSPEQSTLHYDQSFALRTTSGFAKGLYLTSDKPRFLKTAKKSGLQDVYLDETLSALSWWKISHFDPQERFESEGLPVPANEKVLVVHTMTNEGLAVLSEKLLWTAYGREYEVVAHTFLDTHRAEQDVNFWILGTSDPAGEGLLFLRHLQL, from the exons ATGACTTATCAGCGATTGTATCAGCCTAAGGTGAAAACTGGAAACTGGTTGGAAGAGCTGCACCTAAAAGAG GATACAATGAAAGACTTTCTTAACAAGAGGGAGCGGGGAGAGCTTCTTTCTCAGAAAGTGGACtttctcaaacaaaacattttgagtccG GTGAATCTCTCTGCGACAATCAATGGAGAGCTACGTTTTGGAGATGTTGTGATGTTGGTGAACGTGGGAGGAAAAGACAGGGAGCACAGCGCTCTCAGCATCAACGCCAATGTCGACAATCTGACAAAGACATTTCCACCGAGCATTAAGATGCCATGTGGGGTCAGCGCAGGAAAAGGTATTCAAGCCTGCATTCGCACTGCTTTTATCATCACCAG TGTTGATGGCAGTCCTGAACAATCAACTCTGCATTATGACCAGAGTTTTGCTCTCAGAACAACAAGTGGCTTTGCCAAAGGA CTTTACTTGACCAGTGATAAACCGCGTTTCCTAAAG acTGCAAAGAAGTCTGGCCTCCAAGATGTTTATCTGGATGAGACATTAAGCGCTTTGTCATGGTGGAAAATATCGCACTTCGACCCCCAAGAAAGATTTGAATCTGAGGGTCTGCCAGTTCCA gCTAACGAGAAGGTGCTGGTCGTCCACACCATGACAAACGAAGGCCTTGCTGTTCTGAGTGAAAAGCTTctctg GACAGCTTACGGCAGAGAATATGAAGTGGTAGCTCACACATTCCTTGACACCCATAGAGCTGAACAAGATGTTAATTTCTGGATCCTGGGTACTTCTGATCCTGCTGGGGAAGGGCTTCTATTCCTGAGGCACTTGCAACTATAG
- the cers3b gene encoding ceramide synthase 2, protein MLQTIKDWLWWERLWLPEKVSWADLEDKEDRTYAKASQLYAAVPCALCLLVVRYLFERYVATPLANALGIRDKIRLTAEQNSTLEKYFYSQTRNPSQVDVRSLCKKTGWPERRVEVWFRRRRNQDRPGLRKRFCEASWRCGFYLCAFLGGLFALYDKPWLYDLKEVWAEFPKQSMLPSQYWYYTLEMGFYLSLLLSLTFDVKRKDFKEQVIHHVATLTLLSFSWISNYIRIGTLVMAVHDSSDILLEGGKLFNYAKWEQTANVMFVIFTTVFMVTRLVIFPFWLIHCTWVYPMERFDPFFGYYFFNIMLLVLQILHAYWAFLITRMAYKFVFSKQLDGDVRSDEEEDDSDSQKNIKHRMNHINGAMNGARDRANGH, encoded by the exons ATGTTGCAGACAATCAAAGACTGGCTGTGGTGGGAACGTCTGTGGCTTCCAGAGAAGGTCTCCTGGGCAGATCTTGAAGACAAAGAAGATCGTACTTATGCCAAAGCCTCTCAACTTTATGCAGCTGTGCCCTGTGCCCTCTGCCTACTAGTAGTCAGATACCTCTTTGAAAG ATACGTGGCCACACCACTGGCTAATGCTCTAGGGATCAGAGACAAGATACGTCTCACAGCTGAGCAAAACTCAACCCTAGAGAAGTACTTCTACAGCCAAACCCGGAATCCGTCACAG GTGGATGTTCGGTCTCTGTGTAAGAAGACCGGCTGGCCAGAAAGGAGAGTAGAAGTGTGgttcaggaggaggaggaatcaGGATCGACCTGGGCTTCGGAAGAGGTTCTGTGAAGCCAG TTGGAGATGCGGCTTTTATCTTTGTGCGTTCCTTGGAGGACTTTTTGCCCTTTACGAT AAACCTTGGCTTTATGATCTAAAAGAGGTTTGGGCAGAATTTCCTAAACAG TCCATGCTCCCATCACAGTACTGGTATTATACCTTGGAAATGGGTTTCTACCTTTCTCTGCTCCTCAGCCTAACGTTTGATGTGAAAAGGAAA GACTTTAAAGAGCAGGTGATTCACCATGTAGCCACACTGACACTTCTGAGTTTCTCCTGGATTTCTAACTACATTCGTATTGGAACTCTTGTGATGGCTGTTCACGACTCTTCTGACATACTGCTTGAG GGAGGAAAGTTGTTTAACTACGCAAAATGGGAGCAGACTGCTAATGTTATGTTTGTGATATTTACAACTGTTTTCATGGTGACAAGActtgttatttttcctttttg GCTCATCCACTGTACATGGGTGTACCCAATGGAGAGGTTTGACCCCTTCTTTGGCTACTATTTCTTCAACATCATGTTACTGGTTCTACAAATTCTACATGCCTACTGGGCTTTTCTAATAACAAGAATGGCTTACAAGTTTGTCTTCAGTAAG CAACTGGACGGCGATGTTCGGAGCGATGAAGAGGAGGACGACAGTGATTCGCAAAAGAATATAAAACACAGAATGAATCATATTAATGGTGCCATGAATGGCGCCAGAGATCGAGCTAACGGCCACTGA
- the LOC122835838 gene encoding anoctamin-2, with protein MSESSSFHSAKLVSLARSLSGFGLDAANGGPVNLPDITEPPPESGIDLGPGLFFADGKRKVDYILCYKYKKRRSFKPRLSISSNGNLPIILPIRLEAEAESGEAGGAGGDAEDSKLTEEEKALMREEFEAGLLEAGLQIERDKEKLNGISFIRLHIPWSILSREAELQKIKVAVKKKCELRKRTGVAGIWDTVISQLNRPFQPDVPENDIHKDSQSRVNFKTLKHSFIRDKLYLYDIKSTATLFDNATRSRIVAEIISRTTCTRTCQTTGISSLLARGVYISAFPLHDGPFTRRGRKDQRNERQLLHEEWANYGVMFKYQPVDLIRKYFGEQIGLYFAWLGVYTQLLIPPSVLGIIVFLYGILTVDTSVPSQETCDDNLNITMCPLCDAVCDYWRLSSVCSLARASYLFDNGATVLFAIFMSLWAACFLEHWKRRQMCLKHSWDLTSLEHEEERVQDELRPEYEEALQEKKAKLKAQAKKKLTQAGESVDGETDQMLASQPEPESLDIEDHLSGYVINVSTLLLLIFVTFSAVFGVVVYRICMLSVWSMNPDPEAKASVRMTVTTTGIILNMLVVLVLEEVYGAIAVWLTELELPKTEEEFEERLIFKSFFLKSMNAFAPIFYVAFFKGRFAGRPGDYVYVFGGYRMEECAPPGCLIELCIQLSMIMLGKQLIQNNVFEILIPKMKKMYRTIQEEKGKKRAAENEENETEEIRPKQQFDKDFALEPFEGVSPEYMEMIIQYGFVSLFVASFPLAPAFALLNNVIEIRLDAAKFVTEIRRPDAVRCKDIGIWYNILCGISKFSVITNAFVISFTSEFVPRMVYQYMYSGNGTMSGYTEHSLSYFNVSNFPPGTAPTTTLINGVSMCRYKDYRDPPWASDAYTFSKQYWSVLAARLAFVIFFQNLAMFLSMLVAWMIPDVPRSLREQLKKENMALMEFLLGQDQEACAKTLSQKFSSPCFPANIDIVVEEASEEEDVCQVGEKEEEVRVEISLDEPNRFDTNPEVYKSFEEVETNMENEAKDEECEEIGKVEGKEQEESGEVKEEDEGEKEDSRKSNEDQVYEAPATEGENFTVDLDSFMSELGLLDEEPTSSMVEKKELPHSEYKQSQQKDREPASHPSSQRGSSQSLRGSRPDITKSNVETRMLTQIAPPPREPDTRVKSRCSTLPSRYRGAETCYSLPRPSQSSSLTKLQQQPLLTPMVPLGSISPKPSSPLHSPVSLSSPQSPLTQQPQASSELFMLKGPPPQLPRSRGKTRCSTLPSRQRAPCPEEATLGPSHSSSCVKLGDRIPPSASELKRNNTPV; from the exons ATGAGTGAGTCATCATCCTTTCACTCAGCAAAGCTTGTGTCACTGGCGCGATCTCTGTCTGGGTTCGGACTTGATGCTGCCAATGGAGGACCTGTCAACCTCCCTGACATCACTGAGCCCCCGCCG GAGTCTGGCATTGATCTTGGACCTGGACTTTTTTTTGCTGATGGCAAGAGAAAAGTGGACTACATACTTtgttacaaatacaaaaagaggCGTAGCTTTAAGCCTCGGTTGTCCATTTCTTCCAATGGAAATTTGCCAATAATTCTACCAATTCGACtagaagcagaagcagaatcTGGGGAGGCAGGTGGAGCAGGAGGGGATGCGGAAGACTCAAAGCTTACTGAGGAGGAGAAAGCTCTGATGAGGGAAGAGTTTGAAGCAGGTCTGCTGGAGGCTGGACTACAGATTGAACGTGACAAAGAA AAGTTAAATGGCATCAGCTTCATTCGACTGCACATCCCATGGTCAATTCTCAGTCGTGAGGCAGAGTTACAGAAGATCAAGGTAGCTGTGAAAAAG AAATGTGAATTGCGGAAAAGGACAGGTGTTGCTGGAATCTGGGATACTGTCATCTCCCAACTAAACAGACCATTTCAACCTGATGTCCCTGAAAACGACATCCACAAAGACTCGCAGTCACGTGTCAATTTCAAAACTCTCAAACATTCATTCATCAGAGATAAGCTCTACCT GTATGACATCAAGTCAACAGCAACTTTATTTGACAACGCAACACGGAGCAGAATA GTTGCTGAGATTATTTCACGCACTACCTGCACACGCACTTGCCAAACCACAG GCATCAGCTCATTACTGGCTCGAGGTGTTTACATTTCTGCCTTCCCACTGCATGAT GGTCCATTCACacggagaggaagaaaagatcAACGAAATGAAAGACAG CTGCTTCATGAAGAGTGGGCCAACTATGGAGTCATGTTCAAATATCAGCCTGTTGACCTGATCAG GAAGTACTTTGGCGAGCAAATTGGGTTATATTTTGCCTGGCTGGGTGTTTATACTCAGCTTCTCATTCCACCCTCTGTGCTTGGCATCATTGTCTTCTTGTATGGCATACTTACCGTAGATACCAGTGTGCCAAG TCAGGAGACATGTGATGACAACCTGAACATCACAATGTGTccactgtgtgatgctgtgtgtGATTACTGGCGTCTGAGTTCAGTATGCTCATTGGCCCGAGCCTCATACCTGTTCGACAATGGAGCTACTGTTCTCTTTGCTATTTTCATGTCTCTTTGGG CTGCATGTTTTCTTGAGCACTGGAAAAGGAGACAGATGTGTCTGAAACATTCGTGGGACCTTACAAGCTTGGAACATGAAGAG GAGCGAGTTCAG GATGAACTGAGACCTGAATATGAAGAAGCTCTTCAGGAGAAGAAAGCTAAATTGAAAGCACAAGCTAAAAAGAAG TTGACTCAAGCTGGAGAAAGTGTAGATGGAGAAACAGATCAAATGCTGGCCTCCCAG CCAGAGCCCGAGTCCTTGGACATTGAGGATCACCTGTCAGGTTATGTCATCAATGTCTCCACCTTGCTGCTGCTG ATTTTTGTCACCTTCTCTGCAGTGTTTGGAGTGGTAGTTTATCGCATCTGCATGTTAAGTGTGTGGTCCATGAACCCTGATCCAGAAGCCAAGGCCAGTGTGAGGATGACAGTCACCACAACAGGCATCATCCTCAACATGCTGGTTGTTCTGGTATTGGAAGAGGTCTATGGCGCAATCGCTGTGTGGCTGACTGAGCTTG AACTTCCAAAGACAGAGGAAGAGTTTGAAGAAAGGTTaatttttaagtctttcttTCTGAAATCCATGAACGCCTTTGCCCCTATTTTCTATGTTGCCTTCTTCAAGGGCAG GTTTGCTGGGCGGCCCGGTGATTATGTTTACGTGTTTGGAGGCTATAGGATGGAGGAG TGCGCTCCTCCAGGTTGCCTCATTGAGCTGTGCATCCAGCTCAGCATGATTATGCTCGGAAAACAGCTCATTCAAAACAATGTCTTTGAGATTCTTATCCC taaaatgaaaaagatgtaCCGAACtatacaagaagaaaaagggaagaaaagagCGGCAGAGAACGAGGAGAATGAAACAGAAGAGATAAGACCAAAACAACAGTTTGACAAAGATTTTGCTCTTGAACCATTTGAGGGTGTTAGTCCAGAGTACATGGAGATGA TTATCCAGTACGGATTTGTCTCTCTATTTGTGGCTTCCTTCCCACTGGCACCTGCATTTGCTCTGCTCAACAACGTCATTGAGATTCGGCTGGATGCTGCAAAATTTGTCACTGAGATCCGGCGACCGGATGCAGTCAGGTGTAAAGACATAG GGATTTGGTACAACATTCTGTGTGGCATCAGCAAGTTCTCTGTCATTACCAAT GCATTCGTCATCTCCTTCACATCAGAGTTTGTTCCAAGAATGGTCTACCAGTACATGTACAGTGGAAACGGCACCATGAGTGGCTACACAGAGCACTCTCTGTCCTACTTCAATGTCAGCAACTTTCCTCCTGgcacagcaccaaccaccacaCTCATCAACGGTGTCTCCATGTGCAG ATACAAGGACTACAGAGATCCACCATGGGCATCAGATGCGTACACTTTCTCCAAACAGTACTGGTCCGTCCTTGCTGCTCGACTGGCTTTTGTAATATTCTTCCAG AACCTTGCCATGTTCCTCAGTATGCTGGTGGCTTGGATGATCCCAGATGTCCCACGGTCACTGCGGGAACAGctgaaaaaagagaacatgGCATTGATGGAGTTCCTGCTTGGACAAGATCAAGAAGCATGTGCCAAAACTCTCTCCCAAAAATTCTCAAGCCCTTGCTTTCCTGCCAACATAGACATTGTAGTGGAGGAGGcatcagaggaggaggatgtgtGCCAAGTgggggagaaagaggaagaagtgAGGGTTGAGATCAGTCTTGATGAACCTAACAGGTTTGACACCAACCCAGAGGTATATAAATCATTTGAAGAGGTTGAGACTAACATGGAAAATGAGGCAAAAGATGAAGAGTGTGAGGAAATTGGTAAGGTGGAAGGTAAAGAACAGGAAGAAAGTGGAGAAGTGAAGGAAGAGGATGAAGGAGAAAAGGAAGACAGCAGAAAGAGCAATGAAGATCAAGTTTATGAAGCACCGGCAACTGAGGGGGAAAACTTTACTGTGGATCTGGACTCTTTCATGAGTGAGCTGGGCCTGTTag ATGAAGAGCCTACATCAAGCATGGTCGAGAAAAAAGAGCTTCCTCATTCAGAATACAAGCAGAGTCAACAGAAGGACAGGGAACCTGCGTCCCATCCCTCATCCCAAAGAGGCTCATCCCAGAGCCTGAGAGGCTCCAGGCCAGAcattacaaaatcaaatgttgAAACTCGGATGTTGACTCAAATTGCTCCACCACCCAGAGAGCCAGACACAAGGGTAAAATCCCGCTGCTCCACTCTTCCTTCCCGCTACAGAGGGGCTGAGACTTGCTACAGCCTGCCCCGCCCCAGCCAATCCTCCAGCCTCACAAAGCTCCAGCAGCAGCCCTTGCTCACTCCCATGGTTCCTTTGGGCTCCATTTCCCCGAAACCATCCTCTCCTTTGCACAGCCCTGTGTCCCTGTCATCTCCACAGTCACCGTTGACCCAACAGCCCCAAGCCTCAAGTGAACTTTTTATGCTGAAAGGCCCTCCACCTCAACTGCCACGTTCCAGGGGCAAAACTCGCTGCTCCACTCTGCCTTCCCGGCAGAGAGCACCCTGTCCTGAGGAGGCGACCTTAGGACCGAGTCATTCCTCCAGTTGCGTGAAGCTTGGAGACCGCATTCCACCATCAGCCAGTGAACTGAAGCGCAATAACACTCCAGTATAG